A region from the Methanomassiliicoccus sp. genome encodes:
- a CDS encoding flavodoxin family protein, producing MTILVTYMSVTGNTKKVADAIYGEIEGEREIKPMDQVSSLDGYELSFVGFPIYSFNVPPLAMAFLEKAKGKRVALFYTHASFPEPEVMPGSEGLVKSIHQNVQDATAGVVVVKTFDCRGELAENVARKCLSSDDPMVQMFGKLRNMTLGHPDATELAAAKAFAKGTLAKQ from the coding sequence GTGACCATTCTCGTAACCTATATGTCCGTTACTGGGAATACTAAGAAGGTGGCCGATGCGATTTATGGAGAGATCGAAGGGGAAAGGGAGATTAAACCTATGGATCAGGTGAGTAGCTTGGATGGCTACGAACTCTCGTTCGTCGGCTTCCCCATTTATTCGTTCAACGTGCCACCCTTGGCCATGGCATTCTTAGAAAAAGCCAAGGGTAAGAGGGTGGCGTTGTTCTATACCCATGCATCATTCCCTGAACCAGAAGTAATGCCCGGATCAGAAGGTCTGGTTAAAAGCATTCATCAAAATGTGCAGGATGCGACCGCTGGTGTAGTCGTGGTAAAAACCTTTGATTGTAGGGGCGAACTTGCAGAAAATGTAGCACGGAAATGTCTTAGCAGCGATGACCCCATGGTACAAATGTTCGGGAAGTTGCGCAACATGACATTAGGGCATCCTGATGCTACTGAGCTAGCCGCGGCTAAGGCTTTCGCGAAAGGTACTTTAGCAAAGCAATGA